The Candidatus Limnocylindria bacterium genome includes a window with the following:
- a CDS encoding nuclear transport factor 2 family protein has product MYDRAKFWTHPIRAAGAWSEMAEVNAMLGAVLLQRWTKKNFNRLVAQKDVAAVMRGWSEDGVFELPGTSALSGRFEGRPQIEAWVRKWFDSIATIEFSVKRVAVTNPLAFGFTNDVMIEWEVREATHRHASVTARGITVWELRRGKLIAARDYFFDPSVLDALHGPRPAPDPALPSDA; this is encoded by the coding sequence GTGTACGATCGCGCCAAGTTCTGGACACACCCGATCCGTGCTGCCGGTGCGTGGTCGGAGATGGCGGAGGTCAACGCGATGCTGGGAGCGGTGTTGCTGCAACGGTGGACGAAGAAGAACTTCAACCGTCTCGTCGCGCAGAAGGATGTCGCGGCTGTGATGCGGGGATGGTCCGAGGACGGCGTCTTCGAGTTGCCGGGCACCTCGGCACTGAGCGGCCGATTCGAGGGGAGGCCGCAGATCGAGGCATGGGTACGGAAGTGGTTCGACTCGATCGCAACGATCGAGTTCAGTGTGAAGCGTGTCGCGGTGACGAATCCGCTGGCCTTCGGTTTCACGAACGATGTGATGATCGAGTGGGAGGTGCGCGAGGCCACGCACCGTCACGCGAGCGTCACGGCGAGGGGGATCACGGTGTGGGAGCTTCGTCGAGGGAAGTTGATAGCTGCGCGCGACTACTTCTTCGATCCTAGCGTCTTGGACGCGCTGCATGGTCCTCGCCCAGCGCCGGACCCTGCACTGCCGAGCGACGCCTAG